A single Columba livia isolate bColLiv1 breed racing homer chromosome 22, bColLiv1.pat.W.v2, whole genome shotgun sequence DNA region contains:
- the RABIF gene encoding guanine nucleotide exchange factor MSS4, giving the protein MVAACARMEPPPHPPSPAAAPDSAELVCAQGRNLKAVLCQRCGSRVLLPGAATFARRELLLPAMRKKAAAAAGGGGGDVLREHWLVRDMFSFENVGFTRDVGNVKFLVCADCEAGPIGWHCLDDKDSFYVALERVAHE; this is encoded by the exons ATGGTGGCGGCCTGTGCGCGGATGGAGCCGCCGCCGCATCCTCCGtctcccgccgccgcgccggACTCGGCCGAGCTGGTTTGCGCGCAGGGCCGCAACCTGAAGGCGGTGCTGTGCCAGCGCTGCGGCTCCCGGGTGCTGCTGCCCGGCGCCGCCACCTTCGCCCGCCGTGAG ctgctcctgcccgccATGAGGAAgaaggcggcggcggccgcgggcggcggcggcggggacgTGCTGCGGGAGCACTGGCTGGTGCGGGACATGTTCTCCTTCGAGAACGTGGGCTTCACCCGCGACGTGGGCAACGTCAAGTTCCTGGTGTGCGCCGACTGCGAGGCGGGGCCCATCGGCTGGCACTGCCTGGACGACAAGGACAGCTTCTACGTGGCGCTGGAGCGGGTGGCCCACGAGTGA